Proteins from one Pseudomonas grandcourensis genomic window:
- a CDS encoding DsbA family protein produces the protein MILHYIYDPLCGWCYGAKPLLQAARAVLPVIAHGGGMMTGANRQKVSPQLRNYVMPHDRRIAEYSGQPFGEAYFEGLLRDHTAVFDSAPPIAAVLAAEQMTGRGLELLGRLQSAHYVEGRRIADESVLFELAQGMGLDREAFEKAFRAADTEGHIRNSRALLAKVGGQGFPTLALEHNDQFTLIDIGPWLGKPQAFAQWLGQSLPDQGSSDSVAACSLDGCVD, from the coding sequence ATGATCCTGCATTACATCTACGACCCCTTGTGCGGTTGGTGCTACGGCGCCAAACCGCTGCTGCAAGCCGCCCGGGCTGTGCTGCCCGTGATTGCCCACGGCGGCGGCATGATGACGGGGGCCAATCGGCAAAAGGTTTCGCCACAACTGCGCAATTACGTCATGCCCCACGACCGGCGCATCGCCGAATACAGCGGCCAGCCGTTCGGTGAAGCCTATTTCGAAGGTTTGCTGCGTGATCACACTGCCGTGTTCGACTCGGCGCCACCCATCGCTGCGGTGCTGGCTGCCGAGCAAATGACCGGTCGCGGGCTGGAGTTGCTGGGGCGTTTGCAAAGTGCTCACTACGTGGAGGGGCGTCGCATCGCCGATGAGTCGGTACTGTTTGAACTTGCCCAGGGCATGGGGCTGGACCGCGAAGCCTTCGAAAAAGCCTTCAGGGCGGCCGACACCGAAGGCCATATCAGGAACAGCCGGGCTCTTTTGGCCAAGGTCGGCGGGCAGGGCTTTCCGACCCTGGCGCTTGAGCACAATGACCAATTCACCCTGATCGATATCGGGCCATGGCTGGGCAAACCCCAGGCGTTTGCGCAGTGGCTGGGTCAGTCGCTGCCCGATCAGGGATCATCCGATTCCGTAGCAGCCTGCAGTCTCGATGGCTGCGTTGATTGA
- a CDS encoding OprD family porin, with protein sequence MLNKRISLIALGMLSATQAMANDQAESKGFVEDSSLKVLLRNAYMNRDFKDGNPDKSEWGQAAIGTFSSGFTQGTVGVGVDAFGLYALNLERSEDRSGAQGIDFFKKGDSGQPADDLSKGGAAIKFRLSSTTLTYGDQMPALPVLNYDNSRLLPESYTGTLITSKEIKGLQLDAGRFTAESRKSAEGRDSGGLKSINVLGGSYQFTEQFKAALYASDVEDVLKKQYVNANYVFPIDKDQSLTLDFNGYRTKLDDSYVRENGITGDDNKIWSLAATFITGPHSFTLAHQRSTGDSNLGYAYGGYQKDQGRVGDGGNTIYLANSYWSDFNAEDERSWQLGYGLDFSTFGVPGLSYNVAYVRGDNITTSTSEGGTEREIFNQIKYVVQSGPAKDLSVKLRSSVLRVSQKSSEYNVSGNEVRVFVDYPINIF encoded by the coding sequence ATGTTGAACAAGCGAATCAGCCTGATCGCTCTGGGGATGTTGAGTGCGACACAGGCCATGGCGAACGACCAGGCCGAATCCAAGGGTTTTGTTGAAGACAGCAGCCTCAAAGTGCTGCTGCGTAACGCCTACATGAACCGTGACTTCAAAGACGGCAACCCGGATAAATCCGAGTGGGGCCAGGCGGCCATCGGTACGTTCTCGTCCGGCTTCACCCAAGGCACCGTCGGTGTGGGTGTGGATGCTTTCGGGCTGTACGCACTGAACCTGGAGCGCAGCGAAGACCGTAGCGGCGCGCAAGGCATCGATTTCTTCAAAAAGGGCGACAGCGGCCAGCCGGCGGACGACCTGTCCAAGGGCGGCGCGGCGATCAAATTCCGCCTGTCCAGCACCACCCTGACCTACGGCGACCAGATGCCGGCGCTGCCGGTGCTGAACTACGACAACTCGCGCCTGCTGCCGGAAAGCTACACCGGCACCTTGATCACCTCTAAAGAGATCAAAGGTCTGCAACTGGACGCCGGTCGCTTCACCGCCGAGTCGCGCAAAAGCGCCGAAGGCCGTGACAGCGGTGGCTTGAAGTCGATCAACGTCTTGGGCGGTAGCTACCAGTTCACCGAACAATTCAAGGCTGCGCTGTACGCTTCCGACGTCGAAGACGTGCTGAAGAAACAATACGTGAACGCCAACTACGTGTTCCCGATCGACAAGGATCAGTCCCTGACCCTGGACTTCAACGGCTACCGCACCAAGCTGGACGATTCCTACGTCCGCGAAAACGGTATCACCGGCGACGACAACAAGATCTGGAGCCTGGCGGCCACCTTCATCACCGGCCCACACTCGTTCACCCTCGCGCACCAGCGCAGCACCGGCGACAGCAACCTGGGCTACGCCTACGGCGGCTACCAGAAAGACCAGGGTCGCGTCGGCGACGGTGGCAACACCATCTACCTGGCGAACTCCTACTGGTCCGACTTCAACGCCGAAGACGAACGCAGCTGGCAACTGGGCTACGGCCTAGACTTCAGCACCTTCGGTGTACCGGGCCTGAGCTACAACGTGGCCTACGTGCGCGGCGACAACATCACCACGTCCACCAGCGAAGGCGGCACCGAGCGCGAGATCTTCAACCAGATCAAATACGTCGTCCAAAGCGGCCCGGCCAAAGATCTCAGCGTGAAACTGCGCAGCTCGGTCCTGCGCGTGTCGCAGAAGTCGAGCGAGTACAACGTCAGCGGCAACGAAGTGCGTGTGTTTGTGGATTACCCGATCAATATTTTCTGA
- the fic gene encoding protein adenylyltransferase Fic: MNEPVPWQADRPYNQLPLLPPGTELETRAVLKKCIEARTALAELKQAAELIPNQTVLINTIPLLEAKDSSEIESIVTTTDLLFQHAQDTENHADPATKEALRYRTALNQGFRSLTQRPLSTNTAVEICRTLKGAQLDIRRTPGTQLANDRTGEVIYTPPEGEEHLRNLLANWERFLHNETDLDPLVRMAVGHYQFEAIHPFVDGNGRTGRVLNTLFLIQEGLLNLPILYLSRYIIAQRADYYRLLLEVTTKQAWEPWLLFMLSAVEETARWTTAKIAAIRALSEHTTQFVRDQLPKTYSRELVDVIFEQPYCRISNVVDKKVAQRQAASRHLKELVAIGVLEEIQVGKEKLFIHPKLMQLLIRDNNEFKHYVG, from the coding sequence ATGAATGAACCGGTGCCATGGCAGGCTGACAGGCCATATAACCAACTTCCGCTGCTGCCACCAGGAACTGAGCTGGAAACACGTGCAGTTCTCAAAAAATGTATTGAGGCACGCACCGCGTTGGCCGAGTTGAAACAGGCAGCAGAGTTGATTCCGAACCAGACGGTCTTGATCAATACAATTCCCCTGCTGGAAGCCAAAGACAGCTCGGAAATAGAAAGCATCGTTACCACCACGGATTTGCTGTTCCAGCATGCTCAAGACACGGAAAACCATGCGGACCCTGCGACCAAGGAAGCGTTGCGCTATCGAACAGCGCTCAATCAAGGCTTCCGGTCTCTAACGCAAAGACCGCTATCGACCAACACCGCTGTAGAGATCTGCCGCACGCTGAAGGGCGCACAACTGGATATCCGCCGTACGCCGGGAACACAGCTTGCGAATGACCGAACGGGTGAAGTTATCTACACCCCGCCAGAAGGTGAAGAGCACCTGCGCAATCTCCTCGCCAACTGGGAGCGTTTTCTGCACAACGAAACCGATCTCGACCCCCTCGTTCGTATGGCAGTCGGGCACTACCAATTTGAGGCCATTCATCCGTTTGTCGACGGCAACGGCCGGACGGGGCGGGTCCTCAATACGTTGTTCTTGATCCAGGAAGGCCTGCTGAACCTGCCGATCCTCTACCTCAGTCGCTACATCATTGCTCAACGTGCCGATTACTACCGACTCCTGTTGGAGGTGACGACCAAACAGGCGTGGGAGCCATGGTTGCTGTTTATGTTGAGTGCAGTAGAAGAAACTGCTCGGTGGACCACAGCCAAGATTGCCGCAATCCGAGCATTGTCTGAACACACCACTCAATTCGTACGTGATCAGCTACCCAAAACCTATTCGCGCGAGTTGGTAGATGTCATCTTCGAGCAGCCCTACTGCCGCATCAGTAACGTGGTCGACAAGAAAGTTGCACAACGGCAGGCTGCATCACGTCACCTCAAAGAACTGGTCGCCATTGGAGTTCTGGAAGAGATTCAGGTGGGCAAGGAGAAACTTTTCATTCATCCGAAGCTGATGCAGTTACTCATTCGCGACAATAATGAATTCAAGCACTACGTCGGCTAA
- a CDS encoding 4-oxalocrotonate tautomerase family protein gives MPFVTVRITRDGVTTEQKAQVIAEITETLERVLNKRPDLTHIVIEEVDTDNWGYAGITTTQYRKQLAEAEGKS, from the coding sequence ATGCCTTTCGTAACCGTACGCATCACCCGCGATGGCGTTACCACTGAGCAGAAAGCTCAGGTGATTGCCGAGATCACTGAAACACTGGAGCGCGTGCTCAATAAACGCCCTGACCTGACCCACATCGTGATCGAGGAAGTCGACACCGATAACTGGGGTTACGCCGGCATCACCACCACCCAGTACCGCAAGCAATTGGCCGAGGCGGAGGGGAAGTCATGA
- a CDS encoding DsbA family oxidoreductase, producing MTSSVTIDFISDVVCPWCALGATALEQAIENVAGEVSVELTYRPFELNPDMPAEGEQAVEHLMRKYGRTADDVAAGKAMQIARGEAIGFTFDLEKRTHFYNTFDAHRLLLWALQEGRQVELKKVLLQAYFSEGQNPSDHSTLVPLATEAGLDATGAREVLASDAFASEVRELEIYYRQHGISSVPAMVLNGRHLVSGSQSVEYYEQMLRQMANA from the coding sequence ATGACGTCCTCCGTCACCATCGATTTCATTTCCGATGTGGTGTGCCCCTGGTGCGCACTGGGGGCGACGGCGCTGGAGCAGGCGATCGAGAACGTGGCCGGGGAAGTCTCGGTCGAGCTGACCTACAGGCCGTTTGAGTTGAACCCGGACATGCCGGCCGAAGGTGAGCAAGCGGTCGAGCACTTGATGCGCAAATACGGGAGAACCGCCGACGACGTCGCCGCCGGCAAGGCCATGCAGATCGCTCGCGGCGAGGCCATCGGCTTCACGTTCGATCTGGAGAAGCGCACGCACTTCTACAACACCTTCGATGCGCACCGCTTGTTGCTGTGGGCGTTGCAGGAAGGTCGGCAGGTCGAGTTGAAGAAGGTGCTGCTACAGGCCTACTTCAGCGAAGGCCAGAACCCGAGCGATCACTCGACGCTGGTGCCTCTGGCGACTGAAGCGGGGCTGGATGCGACAGGGGCGAGAGAGGTGCTGGCGTCCGACGCATTCGCCAGTGAAGTGCGAGAGCTCGAAATCTATTACCGCCAGCACGGCATCAGCTCGGTCCCGGCCATGGTACTGAACGGTCGACACCTGGTGTCCGGTTCGCAATCGGTCGAGTACTACGAACAGATGTTGCGACAAATGGCGAACGCCTGA
- a CDS encoding SDR family oxidoreductase, producing the protein MSISKKVIVITGASQGLGDGMVKAFRELGYRIVATSRSIKPSTDPDILTVAGDIGEPETAQRVIREAMSHFGRIDTLVNNAGIFIAKPFTAYTAEDYANVLSVNVNGFFYITQLAIAEMEKQGSGHVVNITTSLVDHAIDGVPSVLASLTKGGLNAATKSLAIEYAKRGIRVNAVSPGIIKTPMHGEETHAALGNLHPLGHMGEIDDIAQAVVYLDGAKFVTGEILHVDGGQSAGH; encoded by the coding sequence ATGAGCATTTCGAAAAAAGTCATCGTCATCACCGGCGCATCCCAAGGTCTCGGCGACGGTATGGTCAAAGCCTTTCGTGAACTCGGTTACCGGATCGTCGCCACATCACGCTCGATCAAGCCGTCCACCGATCCGGACATTCTCACTGTGGCCGGTGACATCGGCGAGCCGGAAACCGCCCAGCGCGTCATCCGTGAAGCGATGTCCCATTTCGGTCGCATCGACACCCTGGTCAACAACGCCGGGATCTTCATCGCCAAGCCATTCACCGCGTACACCGCAGAAGACTACGCCAACGTGCTGTCGGTGAACGTCAATGGCTTCTTCTACATCACCCAACTCGCCATCGCCGAGATGGAAAAGCAAGGCAGCGGCCACGTCGTCAACATCACCACCAGCCTGGTGGACCACGCCATCGACGGCGTGCCATCGGTGCTGGCCTCGCTGACCAAGGGCGGCCTTAACGCGGCAACCAAATCTCTGGCCATCGAATACGCCAAGCGCGGGATCCGGGTGAACGCAGTCAGCCCGGGCATTATCAAGACCCCGATGCACGGCGAGGAAACCCACGCCGCACTGGGCAATCTGCACCCGCTCGGGCATATGGGCGAGATCGACGATATTGCACAAGCGGTCGTGTATCTGGATGGCGCCAAGTTCGTTACCGGCGAAATCCTGCACGTGGACGGTGGTCAGAGCGCGGGTCACTGA
- a CDS encoding response regulator → MTAQILLVDDNQAKVKNILLSISAVRGYSLEMVDVARTINEARDYLESKSYDLMILDLSLPERLDCDPHASGGVELLSELEERSIYNSPREVIGLTAFTSIKADHQSFFDKRLWSVMMYDEGSDSWTEQLQQKLIQIKNSLSTKNLTPTYGAEICVIAALSSPELKAVLNIKSWGWSEYEVLNDPATYYQGSLKNGKQIYAAASPRMGLPAAAALASKMISRFRPKYLVMVGIAAGMESKVKVGDIIVADPGWDYGSGKITLETDGTPTFEPSPHQISLDPIIKKQFERIESDHISLSTIYNDWPAKKPDTQLKLHIGPFASGASVVADPSITIKLKDQHRKILGFDMEGYGVMTSGHDSDEPKPKVIIIKSVCDYGDIHKDDTYQPYAAYTSAALLKLWAETYL, encoded by the coding sequence ATGACCGCGCAAATACTACTAGTAGACGATAATCAGGCCAAAGTAAAGAACATACTTTTAAGTATATCAGCAGTTCGCGGCTATTCTTTGGAGATGGTAGACGTTGCTCGAACCATTAATGAAGCAAGAGATTATTTGGAGTCCAAAAGCTATGACCTAATGATTCTCGACCTATCGCTTCCAGAGCGCCTTGACTGCGACCCGCACGCCAGCGGTGGTGTTGAATTGCTTTCCGAATTAGAGGAGCGCTCAATATATAACTCCCCTAGAGAGGTCATAGGATTAACGGCTTTCACATCAATAAAAGCTGACCACCAAAGCTTTTTCGATAAACGGCTATGGAGCGTCATGATGTATGATGAGGGTTCAGATAGCTGGACTGAGCAGTTACAGCAAAAGCTTATTCAGATTAAAAACTCGCTATCTACAAAAAACCTGACTCCGACCTATGGCGCAGAAATTTGCGTAATTGCTGCCTTGAGCTCTCCAGAGCTTAAAGCAGTCCTTAATATAAAAAGCTGGGGCTGGTCTGAATACGAAGTGCTTAACGATCCTGCCACTTACTATCAGGGGTCGCTAAAAAACGGCAAACAAATATATGCCGCAGCGTCTCCTCGAATGGGCTTACCAGCTGCCGCTGCTTTAGCCAGTAAAATGATATCCAGATTCAGACCAAAATACTTGGTGATGGTAGGAATCGCTGCAGGAATGGAGTCAAAAGTCAAAGTTGGCGATATTATTGTGGCTGATCCTGGTTGGGATTATGGCAGCGGTAAAATCACTCTTGAGACTGATGGCACGCCTACATTTGAGCCATCACCTCATCAAATATCTCTAGACCCAATTATAAAGAAGCAATTCGAGCGAATAGAGAGCGATCACATTTCGCTTTCAACCATATATAATGACTGGCCGGCTAAAAAACCGGACACCCAGCTTAAATTACATATTGGTCCATTTGCCTCTGGCGCATCAGTAGTAGCAGACCCAAGCATAACTATCAAACTAAAAGACCAACATCGTAAGATTCTTGGATTTGATATGGAAGGCTATGGAGTTATGACCTCTGGGCATGATTCAGACGAGCCGAAGCCAAAAGTAATAATAATAAAATCCGTATGCGACTATGGCGACATCCATAAAGATGATACTTATCAGCCATACGCGGCCTACACAAGTGCGGCATTACTCAAGCTATGGGCAGAGACCTATCTATAA
- a CDS encoding response regulator, with product MNILIVEDDENKRSQLNSFIEANYQDLTIINAYSIQKGLDFVFDEKIDLIILDMTLPTYDITPDEPGGGTNIFGGCDFLSQLDRFDIKIPAIVVTQFEIFGSGPKTMTLNGLRELLEKEYSETCHGLIYYNASSEAWLSELDSYIHSIVNSTQN from the coding sequence ATGAACATTCTGATAGTAGAAGATGATGAAAACAAAAGGAGTCAACTAAACAGCTTCATTGAGGCAAACTATCAGGACCTGACAATTATCAATGCCTACTCCATACAGAAGGGGCTAGACTTTGTATTCGATGAAAAAATAGATCTTATAATACTAGACATGACGCTACCGACGTATGACATAACTCCCGACGAACCTGGGGGAGGGACTAATATTTTCGGAGGCTGTGACTTCCTTTCCCAACTAGACAGATTTGATATAAAAATCCCCGCTATCGTTGTGACTCAATTCGAAATTTTTGGGTCAGGTCCGAAGACCATGACACTGAATGGGCTCAGGGAGCTGCTCGAAAAAGAATATTCCGAAACCTGTCACGGCCTGATCTACTATAACGCTTCAAGTGAAGCGTGGCTAAGTGAGCTAGACAGTTACATACACTCGATAGTCAACTCAACACAGAACTAA
- a CDS encoding integrase arm-type DNA-binding domain-containing protein encodes MSRTTAPLSDAACRLAKPTDRAYKLFDGDGLYLLVQPNGRKGWRLRYVKPDGREGLTSFGNYPVIGLADARRKRLEVKRMLSDGVDPIETKHQAKAEAVIKGRTFESVALDWHTEMSAKWAPGHSKTVMSRLKTHVLPLIGARAIVDLDTHDLMQPLEAIKKRGTIDVALRVQNYLQSIMREAKRLRLITINPAYDLEGSIKAPRVVHRPALPLSRLPELLERIDIYKGRALTRLTVMLSLHVFVRSSELRFARWSEFDLKRGTWEIPDTRPALEGVPFSTRGTKMAGDIHLVPLSAQAVALLEKIHALTGKFALVFAGDAKPWKPMSENTVNNALRTMGYDTKTDICGHGFRSMACSALIESGLWSETAIERQMSHKERNNVRAAYIHKAEFIEERRLIMNWWSRYLEANRQEHVTPHEFANQTGANVTRLKAKRGATE; translated from the coding sequence ATGTCGCGCACCACAGCTCCGCTCTCCGACGCAGCTTGCCGCTTGGCAAAACCTACAGACCGCGCCTACAAGCTTTTCGACGGCGATGGCCTCTACCTCCTAGTCCAACCCAATGGCCGCAAAGGCTGGCGGCTCCGTTACGTCAAACCTGACGGACGCGAAGGACTGACCTCGTTCGGCAACTACCCCGTCATTGGCCTCGCCGATGCGCGCCGCAAGCGCTTGGAGGTCAAGCGAATGCTGTCGGATGGCGTTGATCCTATAGAGACCAAGCACCAAGCCAAGGCGGAAGCCGTAATCAAAGGCCGAACCTTTGAAAGCGTTGCGCTCGACTGGCATACGGAAATGTCGGCCAAGTGGGCACCAGGCCATTCCAAGACTGTGATGAGCCGCCTCAAAACCCACGTGCTCCCGCTGATCGGCGCCCGCGCCATTGTCGACCTCGACACCCATGACCTCATGCAGCCCTTGGAAGCGATCAAGAAGCGCGGAACGATAGACGTAGCTTTAAGGGTACAAAACTACCTGCAGAGCATCATGCGCGAGGCAAAACGCCTCCGGCTTATCACCATAAACCCTGCTTACGATCTCGAAGGCTCGATCAAAGCCCCGCGGGTGGTCCATCGCCCCGCTCTACCCTTATCGCGACTGCCGGAACTGCTGGAGCGTATCGACATCTATAAAGGCCGGGCACTTACCCGTCTGACGGTGATGCTGTCGCTGCATGTGTTTGTACGATCCAGCGAGCTGCGCTTCGCACGCTGGAGCGAGTTCGACCTCAAGCGCGGCACCTGGGAGATACCGGACACTCGACCCGCATTGGAGGGAGTACCCTTTTCCACAAGGGGTACGAAGATGGCAGGGGATATCCATTTAGTACCCTTATCTGCGCAAGCAGTGGCGCTACTCGAAAAAATCCATGCACTCACAGGCAAATTCGCATTGGTCTTCGCAGGGGATGCCAAACCCTGGAAGCCCATGTCCGAAAATACCGTGAACAACGCGCTTCGGACGATGGGATACGACACCAAAACCGATATCTGCGGGCATGGATTTCGTTCGATGGCCTGCAGCGCACTGATCGAGTCAGGATTGTGGTCGGAGACAGCCATTGAACGGCAGATGAGCCACAAGGAGCGTAACAACGTTCGAGCAGCCTATATCCATAAGGCTGAGTTCATCGAGGAGCGCAGGCTGATCATGAACTGGTGGAGCCGGTACCTGGAGGCCAACCGGCAGGAGCATGTCACTCCACACGAATTCGCGAACCAGACAGGAGCGAACGTCACTCGCCTAAAAGCAAAACGTGGCGCAACCGAGTAA
- a CDS encoding FkbM family methyltransferase, producing MTFISYAQNFEDIRLWRALKTVENGFYIDVGANHPTHDSVTKAFYDNGWTGINVEPMPNYYEALCQQRPKDTNLQCAAGESADELTFYGIAGTGLSTLDPAIAKMHKDAGMDVRSQTIQSRTLTSICEEHAQGRDIHFLKIDVEGHEETVLRGMDFSQWRPWVILIETPWDRDQTWESLVIDAGYQSILFDGINTYYLAEEHLNLKPAFDIPPCNLDEFQFCKGHNFSHPVSDTEHQLAAALQRAEQAEAQLRAMQNSRTWQAIQKLKKTLLRA from the coding sequence GTGACGTTCATTTCCTACGCACAGAATTTCGAAGACATACGCCTGTGGCGCGCCCTCAAAACCGTCGAGAACGGCTTCTACATCGACGTCGGGGCAAACCATCCCACCCATGACTCAGTCACCAAGGCGTTCTACGACAACGGCTGGACCGGCATCAACGTCGAACCGATGCCCAACTACTACGAAGCCCTGTGCCAGCAACGCCCCAAAGACACCAACCTGCAATGCGCAGCCGGGGAAAGTGCTGACGAACTGACCTTCTACGGCATCGCCGGCACCGGCCTCTCGACCCTCGACCCGGCCATTGCCAAAATGCACAAAGACGCTGGCATGGACGTGCGCAGCCAAACGATCCAGTCCCGCACCCTGACCTCCATCTGCGAAGAACACGCCCAGGGCCGCGACATCCATTTCCTGAAAATCGACGTCGAAGGCCACGAAGAGACCGTCCTGCGTGGCATGGATTTCAGCCAATGGCGGCCTTGGGTGATCCTGATCGAAACCCCTTGGGACCGCGACCAGACCTGGGAAAGCCTCGTCATTGATGCGGGCTACCAATCCATCCTGTTCGATGGCATCAACACCTACTACCTCGCCGAAGAACACCTGAACCTCAAACCCGCCTTCGACATCCCGCCGTGCAACCTGGACGAGTTCCAGTTCTGCAAAGGCCACAACTTCAGCCACCCCGTCAGCGACACCGAACACCAACTCGCCGCCGCCCTGCAACGCGCCGAACAGGCCGAAGCACAGCTGCGCGCGATGCAAAACAGTCGAACCTGGCAAGCCATCCAGAAACTCAAGAAAACCCTGCTGCGCGCCTGA
- a CDS encoding methyltransferase gives MPAKGVDSHVLTGEALLARFTALDAFLTEHQALWKPRPFTHLQLPWEASYPELAAWLRERTLEDAENAHNQPALLNAPEPFASLATMSVALSAVDELPARVLETAGHRLNVDVPGRKWQQIEAFASRLQFSEAPKHWLDWCSGKGHLGRRLLQPGQQLTCLEYDPALVASGQTLSQRHHLHALHIEQDVLAADAACLLSAYHTPVALHACGDLHVRLIQLASATGCKQLAIAPCCYNRISLAQYSPISSAAKGSGLQLCLDDLALPMSETVTAGARVRRQRDTSMARRLGFDLLQRQLRGIDEYLPTPSLPSAWLDKPFADYCHHLAALKELSTIGPQNWPALEAAGWQRLAEVRNLELLRGLFRRPLELWLVLDRALFLAEQGYSVRVGTFCETPLTPRNFLLLAEHA, from the coding sequence ATGCCTGCCAAGGGCGTTGATTCCCACGTGTTGACGGGCGAGGCCCTGCTCGCCCGCTTCACCGCGCTGGATGCTTTTCTGACAGAGCATCAGGCACTGTGGAAACCCCGGCCGTTCACTCATCTACAGCTCCCATGGGAAGCGTCCTACCCGGAGCTGGCCGCATGGCTACGTGAGCGAACGCTGGAAGACGCGGAAAACGCTCACAACCAACCCGCCCTCCTGAATGCACCGGAACCCTTTGCTTCCTTGGCAACAATGTCCGTTGCCTTGAGTGCCGTGGATGAATTGCCCGCACGCGTGCTTGAAACGGCCGGCCATCGATTGAACGTCGATGTACCGGGGCGCAAATGGCAGCAGATCGAAGCCTTCGCCAGTCGATTGCAGTTTTCCGAAGCACCGAAGCATTGGCTGGACTGGTGCTCGGGCAAAGGACATTTGGGCCGCCGCCTGCTGCAACCGGGGCAACAACTGACGTGCCTGGAATACGACCCGGCACTGGTAGCCAGCGGCCAGACACTCAGTCAGCGTCATCACCTGCATGCGCTGCATATCGAACAGGATGTGCTCGCGGCAGACGCCGCTTGTCTACTGAGTGCGTATCACACGCCCGTCGCGCTTCACGCCTGCGGTGATTTGCATGTGCGGCTGATTCAACTCGCCAGCGCCACAGGCTGTAAACAGCTCGCCATTGCGCCGTGCTGCTACAACCGGATCAGTCTTGCCCAGTACTCGCCGATTTCCTCGGCCGCCAAAGGCTCCGGCCTACAGCTTTGCCTCGACGACCTCGCGCTGCCCATGAGTGAAACCGTTACTGCCGGCGCCCGCGTTCGACGTCAACGCGACACCTCCATGGCCCGACGACTGGGCTTCGACTTGCTGCAACGGCAACTGCGCGGCATTGACGAGTACCTGCCAACCCCTTCCCTGCCCAGCGCCTGGCTGGACAAACCCTTCGCCGATTACTGCCATCACCTGGCCGCACTCAAAGAGTTATCCACAATCGGCCCGCAAAATTGGCCAGCTCTCGAAGCCGCCGGTTGGCAGCGACTGGCCGAAGTGCGCAACCTTGAACTACTACGCGGACTTTTCCGACGCCCGCTGGAGCTTTGGCTGGTCCTTGACCGGGCACTTTTCCTCGCCGAGCAGGGCTACAGCGTCCGCGTCGGCACCTTCTGCGAAACCCCACTCACGCCGCGTAATTTCCTGCTCCTGGCCGAACACGCCTAA
- a CDS encoding ABC transporter permease, whose product MNWEVIIKWLPKLAQGATLTLELVAIAVIAGLLLAIPLGIARSSRLWWVRAFPYGYIFFFRGTPLLVQLFLVYYGLAQFDAIRNSSMWPYLRDPFWCATATMTLHTAAYIAEILRGAIQAIPPGEIEAARALGMSRPKALVYIILPRAARIGLPAYSNEVILMLKASALASTVTLLELTGMARTIIARTYLPVEIFFAAGMFYLVMAYVLVRGFKLLERWLRVDACQGR is encoded by the coding sequence ATGAATTGGGAAGTCATCATCAAATGGCTGCCGAAACTGGCCCAGGGTGCAACCCTGACCCTGGAACTGGTAGCCATCGCCGTCATCGCCGGTTTGCTGCTGGCCATTCCACTGGGCATCGCCCGCTCGTCGCGCCTGTGGTGGGTACGGGCATTTCCCTACGGCTACATCTTCTTTTTCCGTGGAACGCCGTTGCTGGTTCAACTGTTCCTGGTCTACTACGGCCTGGCGCAGTTCGACGCGATCCGTAACAGTTCGATGTGGCCCTACCTGCGCGATCCGTTCTGGTGCGCCACCGCGACCATGACCCTGCACACCGCAGCCTACATTGCGGAAATCCTGCGGGGCGCCATCCAGGCGATTCCACCGGGCGAGATCGAGGCGGCACGGGCACTGGGCATGTCCAGACCCAAAGCGCTGGTCTACATCATCCTGCCGCGCGCCGCGCGCATCGGCCTGCCGGCCTACAGCAACGAAGTGATCCTGATGCTCAAGGCCAGCGCCCTGGCCAGCACCGTGACCTTGCTGGAACTGACCGGCATGGCCCGCACCATCATTGCCCGGACCTACCTGCCGGTGGAGATCTTCTTCGCCGCGGGCATGTTCTACCTGGTAATGGCGTACGTGCTGGTGCGCGGTTTCAAGCTGCTGGAGCGCTGGTTGCGCGTCGATGCCTGCCAAGGGCGTTGA